The following proteins are co-located in the Sporolactobacillus pectinivorans genome:
- a CDS encoding DUF4247 domain-containing protein — MIKRLSNSIKIVLAIVLGASLLTGCSASRSGQPSVTGGYPLTSVSKNGNQESYIYQADKQSVPEVAKKLSDQKKPDQISRNDNQQMFLVYSDELYDIQRDSKNPENTLIEVSNKEFVRNNYSSSFLKGYLSAILLDRLYQLGKGALGNYRGYTDGNTVQPTVKYQPPTASEKKTIPPITKQTTGSIIKRSRSGNNSNSFSSTFSRIRNSVTKDVGQAINSVEKNTGKILKSDTGQGTNKVFPKNSRISIPKNNSPPKIKFKSFGRIMRRK; from the coding sequence ATGATTAAGCGATTGTCAAACAGCATAAAAATTGTATTGGCTATTGTTCTCGGGGCTTCCCTTTTAACCGGATGCTCTGCCTCCAGATCTGGTCAGCCATCTGTAACCGGAGGCTATCCGCTGACCTCCGTATCCAAAAATGGAAATCAGGAGTCCTATATTTATCAGGCTGACAAACAGTCGGTTCCGGAAGTAGCCAAGAAACTGAGCGACCAAAAAAAACCGGATCAGATTTCCAGAAACGATAACCAGCAAATGTTCCTTGTCTATTCTGATGAATTATATGACATTCAGAGAGACAGCAAAAATCCGGAAAATACTTTAATTGAAGTAAGTAATAAAGAGTTTGTTCGAAATAATTACAGTTCGTCGTTTTTGAAGGGATATCTGTCTGCCATTCTCTTGGATCGATTGTATCAATTGGGCAAAGGCGCTCTAGGCAATTATCGTGGCTATACGGATGGTAATACAGTTCAGCCTACGGTAAAGTATCAGCCTCCTACCGCCAGCGAAAAGAAAACGATTCCTCCAATAACGAAACAGACAACCGGCTCGATTATTAAGCGTAGTCGCTCCGGGAACAATTCAAACTCGTTTTCAAGTACATTCTCAAGAATAAGGAATAGCGTTACAAAAGATGTAGGACAGGCGATTAATTCGGTAGAGAAAAATACAGGGAAAATCTTGAAATCGGATACGGGTCAAGGGACTAATAAAGTTTTTCCGAAAAATTCAAGAATTTCAATCCCAAAAAATAATTCCCCGCCAAAAATCAAATTCAAAAGTTTTGGAAGGATTATGAGAAGAAAATGA